The following proteins are co-located in the Octopus sinensis linkage group LG24, ASM634580v1, whole genome shotgun sequence genome:
- the LOC115223798 gene encoding sialin-like, with protein MLAGYFYGYMVTVLGGILADRYGGKRVLGASLLSASILTILHQSLSRISGYIALVLRILTGAVSGLLPPAIQSLFGRWGPPQEIGSLIGLSFAGQLLGSIVGLSISGYLCVYGFDNGWGSIFYVFGGISLVFSCMWFYIVYDNPDVHPTISEEKRSYLKKAIKSENAVKNVPWKRMFLSPAVWAINFGLFAYGWTNISFMVLLPLYMKEALHVDTTSNGLMSSAPSIGQIIAFPLCGRFADFLRSKKYLSTRSVRILFQSFSMVASASLLIAIGFLRCDKTVLITLLLFLSGITLSFSSGGVIVNNNDIAPSYAGIVFGIANTFVSTAGSLSSLVAKALTPNGTQEEWQIVFALCAAICVSGAILFAILVKTEIQDWANWGRSSSSVHPSDTTISRIA; from the coding sequence ATGTTGGCTGGGTACTTCTATGGGTATATGGTGACTGTTTTGGGTGGTATATTGGCGGACAGATATGGTGGGAAAAGAGTTCTGGGAGCTTCCCTTCTCTCAGCATCCATTCTGACCATTCTTCATCAAAGTTTATCTCGAATTAGTGGTTACATTGCGCTTGTTCTAAGGATATTAACAGGAGCAGTATCAGGGTTGTTGCCCCCAGCAATTCAGTCCTTATTTGGACGTTGGGGACCTCCACAAGAGATAGGTTCTTTGATAGGGCTTTCATTTGCAGGTCAACTCCTTGGAAGTATTGTGGGTCTTTCAATATCAGGTTACCTTTGCGTATATGGATTCGATAATGGATGGGGTTCTATATTTTACGTATTCGGTGGAATATCGTTGGTGTTTAGTTGTATGTGGTTTTACATTGTTTATGATAATCCAGACGTCCATCCCACTATTAGTGAAGAAAAACGTTCGTActtaaaaaaagcaataaaaagtgAAAATGCTGTTAAAAATGTACCGTGGAAACGGATGTTCTTATCACCGGCTGTCTGGGCAATAAACTTTGGCTTGTTTGCCTATGGCTGGACGAATATATCTTTCATGGTATTACTAcctttatatatgaaagaagcctTACACGTTGATACAACATCCAACGGTTTAATGTCGTCTGCTCCTTCCATTGGACAAATCATTGCTTTTCCGTTATGTGGAAGATTTGCAGATTTTTTACGTTCAAAGAAATATCTCTCAACGCGTTCTGTTCGAATTTTATTCCAATCCTTTTCCATGGTGGCTTCAGCAAGCTTGTTGATAGCCATAGGATTTCTCAGATGTGACAAAACCGTTCTAATAACTCTCCTTTTGTTTCTCAGTGGTATAACTCTATCATTTTCCAGTGGTGGTGTTATCGTCAACAATAATGACATCGCTCCAAGTTATGCTGGTATTGTATTTGGAATTGCAAACACCTTTGTGTCAACGGCAGGCAGCCTTAGTTCGTTGGTTGCAAAAGCTCTCACCCCAAACGGTACACAAGAAGAATGGCAGATCGTGTTTGCCTTATGTGCTGCTATATGTGTATCTGGTGCGATATTATTTgcaatattggtaaaaacagaaaTCCAAGATTGGGCAAACTGGGGGAGATCTAGCTCCTCCGTTCATCCTAGCGACACGACTATAAGTAGAATAGCTTAA